CTGGGCATGCTCACCCGGCCAGGGGGCATAGCGCCGGAAGGCCACCCGCAGCACCTCGCGGGCCCGCAGAGGGTCGGCCCTGAGCAAAGCCGGAAAAAACCAAAGCAGAGCATCGCGAGCCCAGTAGGCCCCCGAAACGTAGTAGCGGGAGCTCCTGGAGGTAAGCACCACCGGCTCGCCCTCCAGGGTGTTGGCCTGGGCGTAGAAATAGGCGAACAGAAGGTGCCGTCGATAAACCTCGGGCAGCGGACCGCTGTAGGCCGCCACCAGCCGGGCCAGAGCCTGCCGGGTCCTGCGCCAAAGGGCCTCCCAGCCCACCCGCCGCAGGTGCAAGGCGGTGGTGCGGGCCCCGTCGGCCTCGGGGGCCAGGGCAAGGTATAGGGTGAGGGGGCCTTCCGCCCACTCCAAGACAAACCGCTCCCCCCAGTCCACGCGGCAGGGCGGCCGGTCGGCCTGGAGGCCCAGGGAGAGCAGGGTGCGGTGGGCCCGGGCCTCCAGTATGTAGCTGCCCGTCCAGGGGTCGTGCGCGGCATAAAGGCCTGCCCGAAGCCGCTCTTCGCCAAAACGGCGCAGGCCCAAATAGGCCGCTTTCCCCTCCACCCGCAGGGGGCCGGCTGCCTTGGGCTCCAGCCGCAGCGCCACCCCTCGCTCACCCCAGGGGGCCAGCAGGGTTACCCGCAGGGCCTCATTCTCCCAAAACGGCACCCACTCATCGACCCGTCCGCCCCGCCAGCCCTCCCCCGTCACCGCCAGCAAGGGTTCGCCCACCCAGTCCAAAAGGCCGTTCAGCGCCAGCGAGGCCACCCCCAGCCGCTCCACAGCAGGGGCCTCCGGGTGGGCCTCTACGTGCACCTCCAGGTTCCCCGCAGGCCGGTGCATGGGTGGGTGGACAAGAACAGGAGCAGGGGTCAAAAGGGTTTCCATGGGGTCTTTATCGCTTCTACACAAAGCTGTTGCAAGCTTTATATAGGGGGGAAAAACCCATGGCAAGAGCTCTGCTTCCGTTGTTGCTGGTGATCGGTCTCGCCCTGGCACAAGGGGGACCACCCAACCCCAGCCCCGAGATGCGCCAGCGCTTCGAGGCCTACCGGCCGGTTTTCGACCTGATTGCCACCGTTGGCCTGATGAGCGAGGTCGACAGGCAGCGGGGCCTGGCCTTCAGCAAAGCCCAGGCTCAAAGGCTCTTACCCATCCTGCGAGACCTTCAAAGCCGCAACGACCTTAAACCCACCGAGGCCAGCAAAATCCTGAGCACCATCGAGGACAGCATCCTCACCCCAGCCCAGCTCAAGTGGATGGACGAGACCCTGCTGAAGCGGCGCGAGGAGGCCCGGCAACGCCGCAGTGGAAACTCAACACCAGGGCAAGTGGGGCCAAGCGGAGGTCCAAGCCGGGGGGGCATGCTCCAGGCCATCGCCCAGGGCGGACCCTACAACCCCTTCAAGGAACAGCCCCGGTTGGCTGAGGATTTGAGGAATCTAATCGGGGTCCTAGCCAGGCGGTAGGAGGTGCTTGGTGCAGCGCTGGGTTTTTGTCTTCATAGGATTAGCGGGTC
The DNA window shown above is from Meiothermus sp. QL-1 and carries:
- a CDS encoding glycoside hydrolase family 125 protein: METLLTPAPVLVHPPMHRPAGNLEVHVEAHPEAPAVERLGVASLALNGLLDWVGEPLLAVTGEGWRGGRVDEWVPFWENEALRVTLLAPWGERGVALRLEPKAAGPLRVEGKAAYLGLRRFGEERLRAGLYAAHDPWTGSYILEARAHRTLLSLGLQADRPPCRVDWGERFVLEWAEGPLTLYLALAPEADGARTTALHLRRVGWEALWRRTRQALARLVAAYSGPLPEVYRRHLLFAYFYAQANTLEGEPVVLTSRSSRYYVSGAYWARDALLWFFPALLRADPLRAREVLRVAFRRYAPWPGEHAQYLGGPPLYPGFELDQAAAYPLALARYFEAVGPEPELLRELREPLEGVLRRIAEEKHPTLSLYRTFLSPTDDPVREPYLTYDNALLCVALERLAPFYPGELRQEARAIRETLYRQAEREGRFAYSFEPGGPYTFADEPPGSLLLLPHLGFCSRQDPLWQATALWILGPDNPYHYRGRFPGEGSAHFPFPSGFALANRLLSGLVRPAEEALGVLAQAPLDQGYVPESFDPETGEVRTGAGFAAMAGWVAYALAARRP